The following are encoded together in the Amyelois transitella isolate CPQ chromosome 6, ilAmyTran1.1, whole genome shotgun sequence genome:
- the LOC132901840 gene encoding vesicle-associated membrane protein 7-like — MPILFSAIACNKIIKSKYASCDGNFMEILEEVMSKLSPGKGKMTYFHGHYLFHYILEEAHFYFCITDKACQRSRAFLFLNEIQRRFKYRVKGDFADVLATEMHRYSEDYNTIEIRHGEIDELNSIGVDSSETILGEKILFVNTENATYFSTISDVSKMPEKVELTTKISNTRSYATIIVILILILALSIYTLEPMSCVIITCIFVLY; from the exons atgCCTATACTATTCAGTGCCATagcatgtaataaaataatcaaatcgAAATATGCTTCATGCGACGGTAATTTTATGGAGATTTTAGAAGAAGTTATGTCCAAACTTTCTCCTGGGAAAGGGAAGATGACATATTTCCACGGGCATTATTTGTTCCACTACATTTTAGAAGaagcacatttttatttctgtatcaCGGACAAG GCATGTCAACGCTCCAGAGCGTTTTTATTCCTGAACGAAATCCAAAGACGATTTAAATATAGAGTTAAAGGGGATTTTGCAGACGTACTGGCAACCGAAATGCACCGATACAGTGAAGACTACAATACTATTGAGATCAGGCACGGCGAAATTGATGAACTTAATAGTATAGGTGTGGATAGTAGTG AGACGATTTTGGGAGAAAAAATACTGTTTGTCAATACAGAAAATGCAACTTATTTCAGT actATATCAGACGTAAGTAAAATGCCAGAAAAGGTTGAGCTCACTACCAAAATCTCCAACACCAGGTCATACGCAACtattatagtaattttaatactaattTTAGCCCTTAGCATTTATACTCTAGAACCAATGTCCTGCGTGATCATAACGTGCatttttgtcttatat